A region from the Polaribacter sp. Hel1_33_78 genome encodes:
- the pdhA gene encoding pyruvate dehydrogenase (acetyl-transferring) E1 component subunit alpha, with translation MKKITKQTYLDWYKDMLFWRKFEDKLASVYIQQKVRGFLHLYNGQEAILAGAIHAMDLSKDKMITAYRNHVQPIGMGEDPKRVMAELYGKATGTSKGMGGSMHIFSKEFGFYGGHGIVGGQIPLGAGIAFGDKYKGSDAVTLTCFGDGASRQGSLHEAFNMAMLWKLPVVFIVENNGYAMGTSVERTANHSDIWKLGLGYEMPCGPVDAMNPIKVAEAVDEAIQRARRGDGPTFLEMKTYRYRGHSMSDAQHYRTKDEVEEYKKIDPITQVLDIIKENNYATEEEIAAIDKDVKDRVKECEKFAEDSPYPEVQQLYDMVYEQEDYPFIS, from the coding sequence ATGAAAAAAATCACTAAACAGACTTATTTAGATTGGTACAAAGACATGCTCTTTTGGCGTAAATTCGAAGACAAATTAGCTTCTGTTTACATTCAACAAAAAGTAAGAGGATTCTTACACTTGTACAATGGTCAAGAAGCTATTTTAGCTGGAGCAATACATGCTATGGACTTATCAAAAGATAAAATGATAACTGCTTACAGAAATCACGTTCAGCCAATCGGTATGGGAGAAGATCCTAAACGTGTGATGGCAGAGTTGTATGGTAAAGCTACTGGAACCTCAAAAGGAATGGGAGGCTCTATGCATATTTTCTCTAAAGAATTTGGTTTTTATGGAGGTCATGGAATCGTTGGTGGACAAATACCATTAGGAGCAGGTATTGCTTTTGGTGACAAATACAAAGGAAGTGATGCGGTTACCTTAACTTGTTTTGGTGATGGGGCCTCTAGACAAGGTTCTTTACATGAAGCTTTTAATATGGCGATGTTATGGAAATTACCTGTAGTTTTTATCGTTGAAAATAATGGATATGCAATGGGTACTTCTGTAGAAAGAACTGCTAATCATTCGGATATTTGGAAATTAGGCTTAGGCTATGAAATGCCTTGTGGACCTGTCGACGCCATGAATCCTATTAAAGTGGCCGAAGCTGTGGATGAAGCGATACAAAGAGCAAGACGTGGAGATGGACCTACTTTCTTAGAAATGAAAACATATAGATATAGAGGTCATTCAATGTCTGATGCTCAGCACTATAGAACTAAGGACGAAGTTGAGGAGTACAAAAAAATAGATCCTATTACACAAGTTTTAGATATCATTAAAGAAAATAACTACGCAACAGAAGAAGAAATCGCTGCAATTGATAAAGATGTAAAAGATAGGGTGAAGGAATGTGAAAAGTTTGCAGAGGATTCTCCATATCCAGAAGTACAGCAATTATATGACATGGTATACGAACAAGAAGATTATCCTTTTATAAGTTAA
- a CDS encoding DUF4442 domain-containing protein: MKITPGKINTFILFKLPLAYFGGVRVKTITHDAAVVKIKHKWINQNPFKSMFWAAQGMAAEMSTGVLVMQEIEKSNRKVSMLVVHQESDFFKKATGKILFTCNGGNKIREAIEASIETGEGQVIILKSEGVNEDGVVVSNFQFQWSLKVK, encoded by the coding sequence ATGAAGATTACTCCTGGTAAAATAAATACCTTTATACTTTTTAAATTGCCACTCGCATATTTTGGAGGTGTGCGTGTAAAAACGATTACACATGATGCTGCTGTGGTTAAAATAAAACATAAATGGATAAATCAAAATCCGTTTAAAAGTATGTTTTGGGCGGCTCAAGGCATGGCGGCAGAAATGAGTACAGGGGTTTTAGTAATGCAAGAAATAGAAAAATCTAATCGTAAAGTTTCTATGTTGGTTGTGCATCAAGAAAGTGATTTTTTTAAAAAAGCGACAGGTAAAATTTTATTTACTTGTAACGGTGGAAATAAAATTAGAGAAGCAATTGAGGCATCTATAGAAACAGGTGAAGGACAGGTGATTATTTTAAAATCTGAAGGTGTAAATGAAGATGGAGTAGTGGTTTCTAATTTTCAATTTCAATGGAGTTTAAAAGTCAAGTAG
- a CDS encoding GNAT family N-acetyltransferase, which yields MKDIENKLKNPVWYSLKETHKKFTIEYDGVHFYQPDICIFGAFFDPNKTANALNEYAKIVDKFFLVSENKTPIIDTNYVLLEKKIDGCQMVLENLVDLEITENIVLLTEDYIDEIYDLIWLVMPGFYRKRGFEMGKYFGIFKDNKLVSITGQRMQTDDLIEVSGVVTHPNYTKRGYAKQLVAFTTKEILKENKLPILHTNKGNTAIPLYEKLGYKLTRDMNWWLFSRK from the coding sequence ATGAAAGATATTGAAAATAAACTAAAAAACCCTGTTTGGTATTCCCTAAAAGAAACTCATAAAAAATTTACTATTGAATATGATGGCGTTCATTTTTACCAACCAGACATATGCATATTTGGCGCTTTTTTTGATCCTAATAAAACAGCCAATGCGCTAAATGAATATGCTAAAATAGTAGATAAATTCTTTTTAGTTTCAGAAAACAAAACACCAATTATTGATACTAATTATGTGCTTCTAGAAAAGAAAATTGATGGTTGTCAAATGGTTTTAGAAAACTTAGTAGACCTTGAAATTACTGAAAATATAGTTTTATTAACAGAAGATTATATTGATGAAATTTATGATTTAATTTGGCTGGTGATGCCCGGATTTTATCGAAAAAGAGGTTTTGAAATGGGTAAATACTTTGGGATTTTTAAAGACAATAAACTCGTTTCAATTACTGGACAAAGAATGCAAACAGATGATTTAATAGAAGTTAGCGGAGTTGTTACACATCCAAATTACACAAAAAGAGGTTATGCCAAACAGCTAGTTGCTTTTACAACTAAAGAAATCTTAAAAGAAAACAAGTTACCAATTCTGCATACAAACAAAGGTAATACTGCAATTCCTCTTTATGAAAAATTAGGCTATAAATTAACTAGAGACATGAATTGGTGGTTATTTAGTAGAAAGTAA
- a CDS encoding DUF4870 domain-containing protein: MKKNNENTNAFLIHISAFAGFIFPFGNIITPLIAWQTLKDRSTFLDEQGKEAVNFNISYSLYVFILTLTFIPIAISSIFKNQNNFIRNNHFNFDIDNIFGFIGLGSITGIVYLIGIALVIIASIKAKEGENYKYPFTIKFIK; the protein is encoded by the coding sequence ATGAAAAAAAATAACGAAAACACCAATGCTTTTTTAATCCATATTTCTGCATTTGCAGGATTTATATTTCCTTTTGGAAATATTATTACACCACTTATTGCATGGCAAACTTTAAAAGACAGAAGCACCTTTTTAGATGAACAAGGCAAAGAAGCTGTCAACTTTAATATCAGTTATAGCTTGTATGTTTTTATTTTGACACTCACTTTCATACCTATTGCAATTAGTTCTATTTTTAAAAACCAAAATAATTTTATTAGAAATAATCATTTTAATTTTGACATTGATAATATCTTTGGATTTATAGGATTAGGTTCCATTACAGGAATTGTATACTTAATCGGAATTGCACTTGTGATTATAGCATCCATAAAAGCAAAAGAAGGAGAGAATTACAAGTATCCTTTTACAATAAAATTTATAAAATAA
- a CDS encoding head GIN domain-containing protein produces the protein MKRANYKILTLLFITTLFSSCAVDMFNRVNGNRNVVTEDRSTKEEFTKIKVSAGLELYISQGSKNQITVEADENLQEIIITEVNNGVLKIYSEKNIWKAKARKIFVTIKNLEAISATSGAAIYTEESLILNNLNISATSGAEINISIEVNTVETSATSGANIKVSGVSINHISKATSGASIYTYELRSKNVTVKATSGANIDVFAYESIDAKATSGGDIDFKGDPKKVNKKTSSGGSVSAQ, from the coding sequence ATGAAAAGAGCTAACTACAAAATTCTAACACTACTATTTATCACAACACTCTTTAGTTCATGCGCTGTAGATATGTTCAATAGAGTTAATGGCAACAGAAATGTTGTTACTGAAGACAGAAGCACAAAAGAGGAATTCACAAAAATTAAAGTAAGTGCAGGTTTAGAGTTATATATTTCTCAAGGATCTAAGAACCAAATTACAGTTGAAGCTGATGAAAATTTACAAGAAATTATTATCACAGAAGTGAATAATGGAGTGTTAAAAATTTATTCAGAAAAAAATATTTGGAAAGCAAAAGCAAGAAAAATATTTGTTACAATTAAAAATTTAGAAGCTATATCAGCCACGAGTGGTGCAGCTATTTATACAGAAGAATCTTTAATACTAAACAATCTAAATATTAGTGCTACGAGCGGTGCTGAAATTAATATTTCTATTGAAGTAAATACTGTTGAAACTAGTGCAACAAGCGGTGCTAATATAAAAGTTTCTGGTGTTTCAATCAATCATATTTCTAAAGCAACAAGTGGTGCCTCCATATATACGTATGAATTACGCAGTAAAAATGTTACTGTAAAAGCTACAAGCGGTGCAAATATTGATGTATTTGCTTACGAAAGTATTGACGCAAAGGCAACCAGCGGTGGAGATATAGACTTTAAAGGAGATCCAAAAAAAGTAAATAAAAAGACGTCTTCCGGGGGAAGTGTTTCTGCTCAATAA
- a CDS encoding Hpt domain-containing protein, with product MEFKTKIKSDIVDLSSITKFFLKDKGFLIKLISVYLKDTVPRIEILEKSLTKIDYSAIKDISHFLKSSFALMGIRCLNEIIELENLAKIEASESSIKEKLNYIIPISKESTVEYERILGDLKKLEP from the coding sequence ATGGAATTTAAAACCAAAATTAAAAGTGATATTGTAGATTTAAGTTCTATAACAAAATTTTTCCTAAAAGATAAAGGTTTTTTAATCAAATTAATAAGCGTATACCTAAAAGATACGGTTCCAAGAATAGAAATTTTAGAAAAAAGTTTAACTAAAATTGATTATTCAGCAATAAAAGACATTTCTCATTTTTTAAAATCTTCCTTTGCCTTAATGGGTATTAGATGTTTAAATGAAATTATAGAACTTGAAAACCTAGCTAAAATAGAAGCTAGTGAAAGCAGCATAAAAGAAAAACTGAATTATATAATACCTATCTCTAAAGAAAGTACTGTGGAATATGAGCGCATTCTGGGAGATCTAAAAAAACTTGAACCATAA
- a CDS encoding dihydrolipoamide acetyltransferase family protein, which produces MATIINMPRLSDTMEEGVVAKWLKNVGDKIEEGDILAEIETDKATMEFESFYEGTLLHIGIQEGETSPVDVLLAIIGEEGEDISAILNASSEPVIKEEEKEEISTETSNTSATAIPEDVHVITMPRLSDTMTDGTVATWLKKVGDAVEEGDMLAEIETDKATMEFECFYEGTILYIGVQEGETAAVDSLLTIIGPAGTDVSAIVANGGSMRAASKPAAASEKKEEKIIEEKSSITTKKTNAAGGRIFASPLAKKIASDKGINLADISGSGENGRIIKKDVENYTPAVKAVEVVKTETTTTGAKTYVAVGEESSEEVKNSQMRKAIAKSLGNSKFSAPDFSLNIEVNMDNSMASRKIINAIPETKVSFNDMVVKACAMALQKHPQVNTSWTDNTTIYHKHIHVGVAVAVDDGLLVPVVKHTNQLSLTQIGASVRDLAGKARHKKISPAEMQGSTFTVSNLGMFGIENFTSIINQPNSAILSVGAIVEKPVVKNGQIVVGNTMKLTLTCDHRTVDGAVGAQFLQTLKTFIENPVTMLA; this is translated from the coding sequence ATGGCTACAATTATAAACATGCCAAGATTAAGTGACACCATGGAAGAGGGTGTTGTGGCAAAATGGTTAAAAAATGTTGGAGATAAAATTGAAGAAGGTGATATTTTAGCTGAAATAGAGACTGATAAAGCAACTATGGAATTTGAATCTTTCTATGAAGGAACGCTATTGCACATAGGAATTCAAGAAGGAGAAACTTCTCCGGTTGATGTTTTATTGGCAATAATTGGTGAAGAAGGTGAAGATATTTCTGCAATTTTAAATGCAAGCTCAGAACCAGTAATAAAAGAAGAAGAGAAAGAAGAAATTAGTACAGAAACTTCAAACACAAGTGCCACTGCAATTCCTGAAGATGTGCACGTAATAACAATGCCTCGTTTAAGTGATACTATGACTGATGGTACCGTGGCGACATGGTTAAAAAAAGTTGGAGACGCCGTTGAAGAAGGTGATATGCTTGCTGAAATTGAAACGGATAAAGCCACCATGGAATTTGAATGTTTTTATGAAGGAACTATTTTATACATTGGTGTTCAAGAAGGAGAAACTGCTGCTGTTGATAGCTTATTAACAATTATTGGTCCTGCAGGAACAGATGTTTCTGCTATTGTTGCAAATGGGGGTTCAATGAGAGCTGCTAGTAAACCAGCTGCTGCATCAGAAAAGAAAGAAGAAAAAATTATTGAGGAAAAATCATCAATAACTACAAAGAAAACAAATGCTGCTGGCGGCAGAATTTTTGCGTCACCACTGGCAAAGAAAATTGCATCTGATAAAGGAATTAATTTAGCCGATATAAGTGGTTCTGGTGAAAATGGACGAATCATCAAAAAAGATGTAGAAAACTATACTCCTGCAGTTAAAGCTGTTGAAGTTGTTAAAACAGAAACGACTACTACCGGAGCAAAGACTTATGTTGCAGTTGGTGAAGAAAGTTCTGAAGAAGTGAAGAACTCTCAAATGCGTAAAGCAATTGCAAAATCTCTAGGAAACTCTAAGTTTTCTGCTCCTGATTTCAGTTTAAATATTGAAGTGAACATGGATAATTCCATGGCTTCAAGAAAAATTATCAATGCAATTCCAGAAACAAAAGTATCTTTTAATGATATGGTTGTAAAAGCTTGTGCAATGGCTTTACAGAAACATCCTCAAGTAAATACTTCTTGGACAGACAATACTACTATTTATCATAAGCATATTCACGTTGGTGTTGCCGTTGCCGTGGATGATGGTTTATTAGTCCCTGTTGTTAAGCATACAAATCAATTGAGTTTGACTCAAATTGGAGCATCTGTCAGAGACTTAGCAGGGAAAGCGAGACATAAGAAAATTTCTCCAGCAGAAATGCAAGGAAGCACATTTACGGTTTCTAATTTAGGAATGTTTGGAATTGAAAACTTTACTTCAATTATCAATCAACCTAATTCAGCTATTTTATCCGTAGGCGCCATTGTTGAAAAACCAGTGGTTAAAAACGGACAAATTGTTGTTGGAAATACCATGAAATTAACGTTAACTTGTGATCACAGAACGGTTGATGGTGCTGTTGGTGCTCAATTTTTACAAACATTAAAAACGTTTATAGAAAATCCCGTTACAATGTTAGCATAA
- a CDS encoding acetate/propionate family kinase, producing the protein MNILVLNAGSSSLKYQLIEMPLQIVKCIGIIERIGMDDAIFTHEKDTDTYSEVLPVLNHEVGLKKIAKTLMDAKLGVIKSVDEIEAVGHRIVHGGRKFSSTVIVNQEVKDNIRDLFDLAPLHNPANLTGIEIAETIFSSAKQIAIFDTAFHQTMPKEAYQYAIPNYYLEEHKIRAYGFHGTSHKYVSEKAIEYLGAKSKNILTIHLGNGCSMSAIKSGKSIDNSLGFGPMNGLVMGTRCGDIDQSVLLFLMKKLNKSVKEVTTLLQKESGMKGLTGFSDLREISEKADNGDEKCQNALNIAAYRIKKYIGSYAAILNGLDAIIFTAGIGENSSLMRRMACENLDFLGIVLDEQKNEIRSKEIREIQSTASKVKILVIPTNEEIEIAKQSYDLLK; encoded by the coding sequence ATGAATATTTTAGTTTTAAATGCAGGCTCTTCATCTTTAAAATATCAATTGATAGAAATGCCTCTACAAATAGTAAAATGTATTGGCATTATTGAACGGATTGGTATGGATGATGCCATTTTTACGCACGAAAAAGATACGGATACATATTCTGAGGTTTTACCTGTTTTAAACCACGAAGTGGGTTTAAAAAAAATTGCTAAAACTTTAATGGATGCAAAACTTGGTGTAATAAAGTCTGTAGATGAAATTGAAGCTGTTGGACATAGAATTGTTCATGGAGGAAGAAAATTCAGCAGCACGGTAATTGTTAATCAAGAGGTTAAAGACAATATTCGAGATTTATTTGATTTAGCACCACTTCATAATCCCGCAAATCTAACTGGGATAGAGATTGCTGAAACGATATTTAGTTCAGCAAAACAGATTGCAATTTTTGATACCGCTTTTCATCAGACAATGCCAAAAGAAGCATATCAATATGCCATTCCAAATTACTATCTAGAAGAACATAAAATTAGAGCTTACGGTTTTCATGGCACAAGTCATAAATATGTTTCAGAAAAAGCCATTGAATATTTAGGAGCAAAATCTAAAAACATTCTTACAATTCATTTGGGTAATGGTTGCAGTATGTCTGCAATAAAAAGTGGAAAAAGCATAGACAATTCATTGGGTTTTGGACCCATGAATGGCTTGGTAATGGGAACTCGTTGCGGAGACATAGATCAATCCGTACTTTTATTTTTGATGAAAAAGCTCAATAAATCGGTTAAAGAGGTCACCACTTTATTACAAAAAGAATCAGGAATGAAAGGTTTAACTGGCTTTTCTGATTTAAGAGAAATTTCTGAAAAAGCTGATAACGGAGATGAAAAATGTCAAAATGCATTAAACATAGCTGCCTATAGAATCAAAAAATATATTGGCTCTTATGCCGCAATATTAAACGGATTAGATGCCATTATTTTTACAGCCGGAATTGGAGAAAATTCTAGCTTAATGAGACGAATGGCTTGTGAAAATTTAGACTTTTTAGGAATTGTTTTAGATGAACAAAAAAACGAAATTCGTTCCAAAGAAATAAGAGAAATTCAATCAACAGCATCGAAAGTGAAAATTTTGGTGATTCCAACGAATGAAGAAATTGAGATTGCAAAACAGTCCTATGACCTTTTAAAATAA
- a CDS encoding DUF2721 domain-containing protein, which yields MEELTLTTPALLFSAISLIMLAYTNRFLAYAAVIRNLHAKFLERQEESLLRQIQNLKLRLNLTRWMQIFGITSLLFCVLTMFLIYINYHTIAVYVFGFALILLIISLALLIKEIQISAQALQHHIADIEEYLNKK from the coding sequence ATGGAAGAGCTCACTTTAACAACACCAGCCTTATTGTTTTCTGCAATTTCATTAATAATGCTGGCGTATACCAATCGTTTTTTAGCCTATGCAGCTGTTATCAGAAATTTACATGCGAAGTTTTTAGAAAGACAAGAGGAGTCTTTGTTAAGACAGATTCAGAATTTGAAATTGCGTTTAAATTTGACAAGATGGATGCAAATATTTGGAATTACAAGCTTGCTTTTTTGTGTACTGACCATGTTTTTGATCTATATTAATTATCATACAATTGCTGTATATGTTTTTGGTTTTGCACTTATTTTATTGATAATTTCATTGGCTCTTTTAATAAAGGAAATACAGATTTCTGCACAGGCTTTACAACATCACATTGCGGATATTGAGGAGTATTTGAATAAGAAATGA
- a CDS encoding PspC domain-containing protein produces the protein MNKTININLGGFFFHIDEVAYQKLRRYLESISRSLSDDPQGKNEIIADIEARISELLSEKITDARQVVNESDIDDIIVIMGQPEDYAEAEQEYSDANYSYNRNSASGKKLFRDGDDKFLGGVASGIAHYFDLDTIWVRLGLLALFIFGGFGVLLYIILWVLLPEAKTTAEKLQMEGEPVNIDNIEKKIREEFNNVSENVSVLANKASEKIKEGASEFSEKMNNTFSGNTKKNNGLQDLFDIIGKIILAIFKVVGKFIGIIIIFVSAAVILSLLIGGFSVGSLEWLNVDGEFLHYPPFFYDSVLPIWLLTLCAFLLIGIPFLILFILGLRILSSDVRKLSKPTSLTLLGIWIVALLAMIFTGLEFGVSHSTHGKSLEKNNINIVENDTLKLKMINNDAIYYRHNLRRSSRKEEVEIDGTKMVYSNNIRLDVKKSNSDESYLVIQKESKGKNKSSANTNSKKINYKYEVIDNVIILDAYFLSDFKNMWKDEEINITLFIPKDMTIYFDNSTKNFLSNVANETDIYDKDMPNHHYMMTESTLKCTDCIEEIKEEKEIIKEKALRKTNKKLDREIKEETI, from the coding sequence ATGAATAAGACTATTAATATAAATTTAGGCGGATTTTTCTTTCATATCGATGAAGTAGCCTATCAAAAATTAAGAAGATATTTAGAATCAATTTCTAGATCTTTAAGCGACGACCCTCAAGGAAAAAACGAAATTATTGCAGATATCGAGGCTAGAATTAGTGAGCTTCTGTCAGAAAAAATCACAGATGCCAGGCAAGTTGTAAATGAAAGTGATATCGATGATATTATTGTAATTATGGGTCAACCTGAAGATTATGCTGAAGCGGAACAAGAATATAGTGATGCCAATTACTCTTACAACAGAAACAGTGCTTCTGGAAAAAAATTATTTAGAGATGGTGATGATAAATTTTTAGGAGGAGTTGCCTCCGGAATTGCTCATTATTTTGATTTAGATACAATTTGGGTACGTTTAGGACTACTGGCATTATTCATTTTTGGAGGATTTGGAGTTTTACTCTACATCATCCTTTGGGTTTTATTACCTGAAGCAAAAACAACTGCAGAAAAATTACAGATGGAAGGTGAACCTGTAAATATTGATAATATTGAGAAAAAAATTCGTGAAGAATTTAACAATGTTTCAGAAAATGTTAGCGTCTTGGCAAATAAAGCATCTGAAAAAATTAAAGAAGGAGCTAGTGAATTTTCTGAAAAAATGAATAATACTTTCTCGGGAAATACGAAAAAAAATAACGGTTTACAAGATTTATTTGATATCATAGGTAAAATTATTCTTGCTATTTTTAAAGTAGTTGGTAAATTTATTGGTATTATTATCATATTTGTTTCTGCAGCAGTTATTTTATCTCTATTAATTGGAGGGTTTTCTGTAGGAAGTTTAGAATGGTTAAATGTAGATGGAGAATTTTTACACTATCCACCATTTTTCTATGATTCTGTATTGCCAATTTGGTTGCTTACTTTATGTGCTTTTTTATTGATTGGAATTCCGTTTTTGATTTTATTTATTTTAGGATTAAGAATCTTATCAAGCGATGTAAGAAAACTAAGCAAACCCACCTCGTTAACTCTTCTAGGAATTTGGATTGTTGCACTATTAGCAATGATTTTCACAGGTTTAGAATTTGGAGTATCACATTCAACTCATGGTAAATCATTAGAAAAAAACAATATCAATATCGTAGAGAATGATACCCTAAAATTAAAAATGATAAATAATGATGCTATTTATTACCGTCATAATTTAAGGAGAAGCTCGCGCAAAGAAGAAGTTGAAATTGATGGAACCAAAATGGTCTACAGTAATAATATTAGACTCGATGTTAAAAAGAGTAATTCTGATGAAAGTTACTTAGTTATTCAAAAAGAATCTAAAGGTAAAAACAAAAGTAGTGCGAATACTAATAGTAAGAAAATTAACTATAAATATGAAGTCATAGACAATGTGATCATATTAGATGCTTATTTTTTATCAGACTTTAAAAATATGTGGAAAGATGAAGAAATTAACATCACGCTTTTCATCCCAAAAGATATGACTATATATTTTGATAATTCTACTAAAAACTTTTTATCAAATGTTGCAAATGAAACTGACATATATGACAAAGACATGCCTAACCATCACTATATGATGACAGAAAGCACTTTGAAATGTACGGATTGCATTGAAGAAATTAAGGAAGAAAAAGAAATCATTAAAGAAAAGGCACTCCGTAAAACTAATAAAAAACTAGATAGAGAAATTAAGGAAGAAACGATTTAA
- a CDS encoding M15 family metallopeptidase, whose product MKNQFFFFTFIFSLTLCAQKIPYGFVYLSNIDSTITAELRYLGNHNFIGKTIDGYYDNCVIVTKETANALHKVQTILEKKGLSLKIFDAYRPQQSVNHFGKWARVLSDTLMKTEYYPKVPKSELFKRGYIASKSGHSRGSTIDLTIVNLTTGKELDMGSPYDFFGIESHPFHKNINEHQQKNRLYLRKIMLENNFKPYENEWWHFTLKNEPFPKTYFNFPIKK is encoded by the coding sequence ATGAAAAATCAATTTTTCTTTTTTACTTTCATTTTTAGCTTAACACTTTGTGCACAAAAAATTCCATATGGTTTTGTGTATCTCTCTAATATTGATAGCACTATAACAGCTGAATTAAGGTATTTAGGCAATCATAATTTTATTGGAAAAACAATTGACGGCTATTATGATAATTGTGTAATAGTTACCAAAGAGACTGCTAATGCTTTACATAAAGTGCAAACAATTTTAGAAAAAAAAGGATTAAGTCTTAAAATTTTTGATGCATACAGACCGCAACAATCCGTAAATCATTTTGGGAAATGGGCAAGAGTTTTGAGTGACACTTTAATGAAAACTGAATACTATCCAAAAGTACCAAAATCAGAATTATTTAAGAGAGGATATATTGCATCAAAATCGGGTCATTCAAGAGGTAGCACAATAGATTTAACAATTGTTAATCTAACTACAGGAAAAGAATTAGATATGGGAAGCCCTTATGATTTCTTTGGAATTGAATCACATCCTTTCCATAAAAACATAAATGAGCATCAACAAAAGAACAGATTGTATTTACGTAAAATAATGTTAGAAAATAACTTTAAACCTTATGAGAATGAATGGTGGCATTTTACATTAAAAAATGAACCTTTTCCGAAAACGTATTTTAATTTTCCTATCAAAAAATAA
- a CDS encoding YebC/PmpR family DNA-binding transcriptional regulator: MGRAFELRKGRKMKRWSAMAKTFTRIGKDIVMAIKDGGPNPESNSRLRAVMQNAKAANMPKDNVERAIKKATDKDTANYKEVLFEGYAPHGIAIVLETATDNNNRTVANVRSAFNKCDGNLGTSGSVIFMFDHVCTFTIKKEDITIDLEELELELIDFEVEEVFDDEEGIIIYAPFDQFGAIQSFFEENNAEILSSGFERIPATTKKLNEEQQADVEKLLEKLEEDDDVQNVYHSMEM; the protein is encoded by the coding sequence ATGGGTAGAGCATTCGAACTTAGAAAAGGACGTAAAATGAAACGATGGTCAGCAATGGCTAAAACCTTTACCAGAATTGGTAAGGATATTGTTATGGCTATTAAAGATGGAGGTCCAAATCCTGAGTCAAATTCTAGGTTAAGAGCAGTTATGCAGAATGCAAAAGCTGCAAACATGCCTAAAGATAATGTTGAGCGTGCAATAAAAAAAGCAACAGACAAAGATACAGCCAACTATAAAGAAGTACTTTTTGAAGGTTATGCACCTCATGGAATAGCAATTGTTTTAGAAACTGCAACTGACAACAACAATAGAACCGTTGCCAATGTTAGGTCTGCTTTTAATAAATGCGATGGGAATTTAGGCACTTCTGGATCTGTTATTTTTATGTTTGATCATGTTTGTACTTTCACTATTAAAAAAGAAGACATTACCATTGACTTGGAAGAACTGGAGTTAGAATTAATTGATTTTGAAGTTGAAGAAGTTTTTGACGATGAAGAAGGAATTATAATTTATGCTCCTTTTGACCAATTTGGAGCTATTCAATCTTTCTTTGAAGAAAACAACGCAGAAATTTTATCTTCTGGCTTTGAAAGAATTCCTGCAACAACCAAAAAATTAAATGAGGAACAACAAGCAGATGTAGAAAAATTATTAGAAAAACTAGAAGAAGATGATGATGTTCAAAATGTATATCACTCTATGGAAATGTAA
- a CDS encoding PadR family transcriptional regulator encodes MKIENTKAQMRKGVLEFCILSILNNGDAYTSEILSTLKSAEMIVVEGTIYPLLTRLKNTGLLTYRWEESTSGPPRKYYVLTENGGMFLKELDKTWNNLLKAVHQVTSKKSTTNE; translated from the coding sequence ATGAAGATTGAAAACACAAAAGCACAAATGCGAAAAGGTGTTTTAGAATTTTGCATTTTATCTATCCTAAATAATGGTGATGCATATACTTCTGAAATCCTTTCAACGCTAAAAAGTGCGGAAATGATTGTGGTTGAAGGAACCATTTATCCGTTATTAACTCGGCTAAAAAACACCGGATTATTAACATATAGATGGGAAGAATCAACTTCAGGGCCGCCAAGAAAATATTATGTTTTAACTGAAAACGGAGGCATGTTTCTAAAAGAATTAGACAAAACATGGAACAATTTATTAAAAGCAGTACACCAAGTAACTAGTAAAAAATCGACTACAAATGAATAA